A window from Hemicordylus capensis ecotype Gifberg chromosome 2, rHemCap1.1.pri, whole genome shotgun sequence encodes these proteins:
- the LOC128342701 gene encoding uncharacterized protein LOC128342701 produces MVLGTFEESGVSFSKADQILLGPGEENPCREIKQKSNGDVHLLGAHTLMNKHSKDQQWAPSETSPHEEEDGISSNHDGPEMQVEHARNQWKNPSATGVAGDLCKTKTSARLPKGMGKHKCLICGKGFTRKSNLCFQKTVPCNSSTCFQHSKHELIPLGGYTSSPVCTRSERQTLASIPCSILQALSAARLCQQQVETKVSTKLCKRAVLQTLELQKCHSVMYGHWKE; encoded by the exons GTACTGGGAACATTTGAGGAGTCGGGTGTGAGTTTCTCCAAAGCAGACCAGATCCTGCTGGGTCCTGGGGAGGAAAATCCCTGCAGAGAGATCAAGCAGAAGAGCAATGGAGATGTCCATTTGCTAG GAGCCCATACATTGATGAATAAGCACAGTAAGGACCAGCAGTGGGCACCCTCAGAAACATCACCacatgaggaggaggatggaatcTCCAGCAATCATGATGGACCAGAAATGCAGGTGGAACATGCGAGAAATCAGTGGAAGAATCCATCTGCGACAGGGGTGGCTGGTGATCTTTGCAAAACGAAGACCTCTGCAAGATTACCCAAAGGGATGGGAAAGCATAAATGCCTGATTTGTGGGAAAGGCTTCACTCGAAAATCAAACCTGTGCTTCCAAAAAACAGTTCCATGTAATTCAAGCACTTGCTTCCAGCATTCGAAGCATGAATTGATCCCACTTGGGGGCTACACGTCCTCACCTGTATGCACTCGTTCCGAAAGGCAGACGTTGGCTAGCATCCCATGCAGCATCCTTCAGGCTTTGTCAGCAGCACGGCTTTGTCAGCAGCAAGTCGAGACAAAAGTGTCCACGAAATTATGTAAGAGAGCTGTTTTGCAAACACTGGAATTGCAGAAATGCCATTCTGTCATGTATGGCCATTGGAAAGAATAG